In Caloramator sp. E03, the sequence CATATTTACTTCAGCAATTTATAGGTATTTAAACGTTTATAGGGGAAAGGCATATCATATACCAACTTTTATTGATGGACTTATACCTTTTAATAAATATTTTGCTATTCCGTATTTGGGATGGTATATATATCTTGGATTTTGGATATTTTATTATTCTGTAGTTGATGAAAAGAGGTATTTTAAACTTATCTGGGGGTTGAACTTAGGTATGTTGATATGCTTTTTTGTATATTATTTTTTCCCGACTTACGTTCCACGCCCAGAAATCCATGGAAATGATATATTTGATAATATGATGAGATTTATATATAATAAGGATAATCCATATAATTGTTTTCCAAGCATACATGTATTTGATGCAGTGCTTGTTGGTATATATATAAATCGTGATGAGGTTTTATCTTTATACGATAAACTCATATCAAGCATGATTGTGGTAATTATAATTTTTTCTACATTTTTTGTAAAACAGCATTATATATATGATGCCATATCTGGAATGTTTGTTGCATATTCTGTATATTTTATATTTAATTATAAAGAAGTATTGTTTAAACTACAAAGTAAGTATGCTGCACTAAAATTAGATGATAAATAAAGGAATGATGCTTTTGAATAAGACAAGCTGTAATGTATGTCCAAGATGTTGTGATGTAGATAGAAATAATACTTTGGGATATTGTAGAGTAGGAAATAATGTTAAAGTTGCCAAGGTTTTTTTACATTTTTGGGAAGAACCTTGTATATCAGGTGATAGGGGTTCTGGCACTGTATTTTTTACTGGATGTAACTTAAGCTGTGTGTTTTGTCAAAATTATGAAATAAGTCAGGAAGGAAAGGGTAAGGAAATTACAATTGACAGGCTTTGTGAAATTTTTTTAGAGCTTCAGGAAAAAAAGGCTCACAATATAAACCTTGTAACTCCAACTCACTATACGATGCAGATTCGTGAAGCTATAATTAAAGCAAAGTCCTTAGGACTTAATATACCAATTATCTATAATTCCAATGGCTATGAAAAGATTGAAACTTTAAAACTTCT encodes:
- a CDS encoding phosphatase PAP2 family protein yields the protein MGRMVRILIKDYKKVAGRLSFLISIIFTSAIYRYLNVYRGKAYHIPTFIDGLIPFNKYFAIPYLGWYIYLGFWIFYYSVVDEKRYFKLIWGLNLGMLICFFVYYFFPTYVPRPEIHGNDIFDNMMRFIYNKDNPYNCFPSIHVFDAVLVGIYINRDEVLSLYDKLISSMIVVIIIFSTFFVKQHYIYDAISGMFVAYSVYFIFNYKEVLFKLQSKYAALKLDDK